A region of Culicoides brevitarsis isolate CSIRO-B50_1 chromosome 1, AGI_CSIRO_Cbre_v1, whole genome shotgun sequence DNA encodes the following proteins:
- the LOC134837804 gene encoding uncharacterized histidine-rich protein DDB_G0274557-like: MTNLDSMETAVTLAGVIHDDGEGAETHHHHKVDHEHATSHQSFKFHHFHAVPVYVKKEDQQFLKHPVEVGGIKHKLKILHPETEHAKGHGLTLENHGEEHHAHHHHHHDSGHAGSEPIISNAHEYVPQYHDIAVNEEQS, encoded by the exons ATGACTAATTTGGATTCGATGGAGACGGcag TAACGTTAGCTGGAGTAATTCACGACGATGGAGAAGGCGCCGAAacgcatcatcatcacaaaGTCGATCACGAACACGCGACCTCACATCAAAGcttcaaatttcatcatttccaTGCCGTTCCTGTTTACGTCAAGAAAGAAGATCAGCAATTTTTGAAGCATCCCGTTGAAGTTGGAGGCATCAAACACAAATTGAAG ATTTTGCATCCCGAAACTGAACACGCCAAAGGACACGGTTTAACCTTGGAAAATCACGGCGAAGAGCATCAcgcccatcatcatcatcatcacgatTCAGGTCATGCTGGCTCCGAACCCATCATCTCCAATGCGCACGAATATGTGCCCCAATATCACGATATCGCCGTCAACGAGGaacaaagctaa
- the LOC134837037 gene encoding uncharacterized protein LOC134837037 produces the protein MPSKALLEYIFRGTDCTFIFPENDNKCKEIHANRYVIDCVSNLLKSKFETYKRSTLIIQDVKYSAFKMVLEHVYTGYFPETISQEELFELYDAASKYEFKETLNCVIRRIIRECKLEKLDELLAYLNFALKNYIIEIQNYLQELIESDADLLFMSDNFLKAHPRVLNWIFSLNDLNTNEWTLIDIIERYKEYHLAAGRHGISSQIQPAINNIRFLSMSVAQIHKTPFLSVEEKKSLIQVINQEASDKCLPMYFSRRRIGRCYKSIIVTCQDARLKRLYDENKIKMCTFKEKKYFADGDGKIVASIENSGLIVPFAFQEFTPIKTEIKAERAKRACTGIQQNVLYYRENKQIMVNKKYDHSEKDKNEDETMISFQKMSLKK, from the exons ATGCCAAGCAAAGCCCTTTTAGAGTACATTTTCCGCGGAACTGACTGCACTTTCATATTTCCCGAAAACGACAACAAATGCAAGGAAATTCACGCGAATCGATATGTCATCGACTGTGTCTCGAATTTGTTGAAATCCAAGTTTGAGACTTACAAACGAAGCACTTTGATCATCCAAGATGTGAAATATTCAGCTTTTAAAATGGTTTTAga ACATGTTTACACTGGTTACTTTCCTGAAACCATTTCGCAGGAAGAATTGTTCGAACTGTATGACGCTGCATCAAAATACGAGTTCAAAGAGACTCTAAACTGCGTGATTCGTCGCATAATCAGGGAATGCAAACTCGAAAAACTCGACGAACTTTTAGCTTATTTGAATTTCgccttgaaaaattacatcattgaaattcaaaattacttGCAAGAACTTATCGAGTCAGATGCTGATCTTCTTTTCATGTCTGATAATTTCCTAAAGGCTCATCCGCGTGTTCTCAACTGGATTTTCTCTCTCAACGACTTGAACACGAACGAATGGACTCTCATCGACATCATCGAACGTTACAAAGAATATCATCTCGCTGCTGGTCGTCACGGGATCTCGTCGCAAATCCAACCAGCGATCAACAACATTCGTTTTCTCTCGATGAGTGTAGCGCAAATCCACAAAACGCCATTCTTGTCTGTTGAAGAGAAGAAATCCTTGATTCAAGTCATCAACCAGGAAGCGAGCGACAAGTGTCTCCCGATGTACTTTAGTCGACGTCGCATTGGGCGTTGTTACAAGTCGATAATTGTCACGTGCCAAGATGCTCGTTTGAAGCGATTGTATGATGAAAATAAGATCAAAATGTGTACGtttaaggagaaaaaatattttgcggaTGGCGATGGAAAAATTGTGGCTTCGATTGAGAATTCAGGCTTGATTGTTCCATTTGCTTTTCAGGAGTTTACTCCAATTAAGACGGAAATTAAGGCAGAAAGAGCTAAAAGAGCATGTACTGGAATTCAGCAAAATGTCCTTTATTACAGAGAAAATAAGCAAATAATGGTGAACAAGAAATACGATCATagcgaaaaagacaaaaatgagGATGAAACAAtgatttcttttcaaaaaatgtccttaaaaaagtga
- the LOC134835585 gene encoding uncharacterized protein LOC134835585: METVIKDGQIASDDAKFDEESSSTQFPFDESFDVPSSAGDENNQGAPQKNQLTPRRDEDDDTSDEELHFAGVGSSSCTLFNPLFTSSVSSSSLQQSRDLERSVSTSDDNPRDNHLNNNNKKPLCEIGRSYSVAQDSRTEKQRAAMLEQLRHRRQLLRDSSFQSDSSHASHCSSIECLLDSRKSDPEAILTNLGFKSPKTEDILSKIPKRFLQPSKVRGVNTEEFLQKQQLAKHLHDTSVLGYRGLIGNPDIAPSSIVAKIMERFQINDSSRLKAEYLLNNNLSHLQRFQDRPRSAPPNHPPSFADIATTVVQNIPKKNPLIVNKYK, from the exons ATGGAAACTGTGATAAAGGACGGCCAGATCGCGAGTGACGACGCGAAATTCGACGAAGAATCGTCGTCGACGCAATTCCCCTTTGATGAGTCGTTCGACGTGCCGTCGTCAGCTGGCGATGAAAACAATCAAGGTGCCCCCCAGAAGAATCAATTAACGCCACGACGCGACGAAGATGACGATACGTCGGACGAGGAACTACACTTTGCTGGTGTTGGTAGCAGTAGTTGCACACTATTCAATCCTTTGTTCACGAGCagtgtgtcgtcgtcgtcgctacAGCAATCTCGCGATCTCGAACGGAGTGTCAGCACGTCAGACGATAATCCCCGCGACAATCATctgaacaacaataacaaaaagcCTCTCTGCGAAATCGGTCGAAGTTACAGTGTCGCGCAAGATTCCCGCACGGAGAAGCAACGCGCTGCCATGCTCGAGCAACTCAGACATCGTCGCCAATTACTGCGAGACAGTTCTTTCCAATCGGATTCGAGTCACGCGAGTCACTGTTCCAGCATCGAATGTCTCCTGGACTCCCGAAAATCAGATCCGGAAgcgattttgacaaatttgggCTTCAAATCGCCCAAAACCGAAGACATTCTCTCGAAAATCCCGAAACGCTTTCTGCAACCATCCAAAGTACGTGGCGTCAATACGGAAGAGTTCctgcaaaaacaacaactcgCAAAGCACTTACACGACACCTCGGTGCTCGGGTATCGTGGCTTGATCGGAAATCCAGATATTGCGCCGTCAAGTATTGTCGCCAAGATCATGGAACGCTTTCAGATCAACGATAGTAGTCGCTTGAAGGCCGAATATTTGCTCAACAATAATCTCAGTCACTTGCAACGATTTCAGGATAGACCGAGATCCGCGCCGCCAAATCATCCGCCTTCCTTTGCGGATATCGCGACGACAGTCGTGCAAAATATTCCGAAAA aaaatccattaattgttaataaatataaataa